A genomic segment from Bosea sp. OAE506 encodes:
- a CDS encoding aminotransferase class I/II-fold pyridoxal phosphate-dependent enzyme — MPDTATPSASAPQETLQPAARAARVQPFIVMDVMNQAAAIERGGGSVVHMEVGQPSAPTPASIRAAAARALDDGRIGYTQALGTDSLRARIARHYADAYGVDVAAERVVVTTGSSGGFILAFLACFQPGARVAITAPGYPAYRNILIALGLEPVAIEVGPETRFALTPELIARAHREKPLAGVLTMSPANPTGVVMTPDAIAAVAAECRRLGLWYISDEIYHGLTYEQPATTALAADPDAIIVNSFSKYYCMTGWRVGWLVVPQRLVRTIERLQQNLSISVPYLSQVAGEAAFEATAECEAIKAGYAQNRAYLLEALPRIGLGDFLPVDGAFYIYCDIGRYSNDSMSFCRDVLNGAGVAITPGLDFDEARGARTVRLSFAGSLAECQEAVARLGDWIARRA, encoded by the coding sequence ATGCCAGACACCGCCACGCCATCCGCCTCCGCCCCGCAGGAGACGCTGCAGCCGGCGGCCCGCGCCGCGCGCGTCCAGCCCTTCATCGTCATGGACGTGATGAACCAGGCGGCGGCGATCGAGCGCGGCGGCGGCTCGGTCGTCCATATGGAGGTCGGCCAGCCCTCCGCGCCGACGCCGGCCTCGATCCGCGCCGCCGCGGCGCGTGCGCTCGATGATGGCCGCATCGGGTACACCCAGGCGCTGGGCACGGATTCACTGAGGGCCCGCATCGCCCGACATTACGCCGATGCCTATGGCGTCGATGTGGCGGCCGAGCGCGTCGTGGTCACGACGGGATCCTCGGGCGGCTTCATCCTGGCCTTTCTCGCCTGCTTCCAGCCGGGCGCGCGCGTCGCCATCACGGCGCCGGGCTATCCGGCCTATCGTAACATCCTGATCGCGCTCGGTCTCGAGCCGGTGGCGATCGAGGTCGGGCCCGAGACCCGCTTCGCCCTGACGCCGGAGCTGATCGCCCGCGCCCATCGCGAGAAGCCGCTCGCCGGCGTGCTGACGATGAGCCCGGCCAATCCGACCGGCGTCGTGATGACGCCCGACGCCATCGCCGCCGTGGCCGCGGAATGCCGCCGGCTCGGCCTCTGGTACATTTCGGACGAGATCTATCACGGGCTGACCTACGAACAGCCGGCGACGACGGCGCTCGCCGCCGATCCCGACGCGATCATCGTCAACTCGTTTTCGAAGTATTACTGCATGACGGGGTGGCGCGTCGGCTGGCTGGTCGTACCGCAGCGGCTCGTGCGCACGATCGAACGGCTGCAGCAGAACCTGTCGATCTCGGTGCCCTATCTGAGCCAGGTCGCGGGCGAAGCCGCTTTCGAGGCCACCGCCGAATGCGAGGCGATCAAGGCCGGCTATGCGCAAAACCGCGCCTATCTGCTCGAGGCGCTGCCCCGGATCGGGCTCGGCGACTTCCTGCCCGTGGACGGCGCCTTCTACATCTATTGCGACATCGGCCGATATTCGAACGATTCCATGAGCTTCTGCCGCGACGTTCTGAACGGCGCCGGGGTCGCGATCACGCCGGGGCTGGATTTCGACGAGGCTCGTGGCGCCCGCACGGTGCGGCTGTCCTTCGCCGGCTCGCTGGCCGAATGCCAGGAGGCCGTTGCACGGCTGGGCGACTGGATCGCGCGCCGCGCCTAG
- a CDS encoding DsbA family protein, which produces MALPTPLRRLAGLLPALALGFGLAASVPALAQTATPSSGLTAEQRKAIVGLIRDTLLQNPEIIQEAMIELERRNAVAQADAQRSAVTAEKARLLDPATSAIVGNPQGDVTIVEFMDYNCGFCKRAVEDVRALVKEDPKLKVVIKDFPILGPDSVEASRVAVAAMAQLQGQKYFDFHNKLMASKGRINAAKALEVAKEAGADVERLKKDMESAQTKGVIEDTVALGDRLGLTGTPAFILGDEVVFGAVGAPALKQKIEAVRKCGKTSCSG; this is translated from the coding sequence ATGGCCCTCCCCACCCCGCTCCGGCGTCTCGCCGGCCTTCTGCCGGCACTCGCCCTCGGCTTCGGCCTGGCAGCCTCGGTGCCGGCCCTTGCGCAGACCGCCACGCCCTCGTCCGGTCTCACCGCCGAACAGCGCAAGGCGATCGTCGGCCTGATTCGCGACACGCTGCTGCAGAATCCGGAGATCATCCAGGAGGCGATGATCGAATTGGAGCGGCGCAATGCCGTCGCGCAGGCCGATGCGCAGCGCAGCGCCGTGACAGCCGAGAAGGCGCGGCTGCTCGATCCCGCGACCTCGGCGATCGTCGGCAACCCGCAGGGCGACGTCACCATCGTCGAGTTTATGGATTACAACTGCGGCTTCTGCAAAAGGGCGGTCGAGGACGTCCGGGCCCTCGTCAAGGAGGATCCGAAGCTGAAGGTCGTGATCAAGGACTTCCCGATCCTGGGGCCCGATTCGGTCGAGGCGAGCCGCGTCGCGGTGGCGGCGATGGCTCAGCTCCAGGGGCAGAAGTACTTCGATTTCCACAACAAGCTGATGGCCAGCAAGGGGCGGATCAACGCTGCCAAGGCGCTCGAGGTTGCCAAGGAAGCCGGAGCCGATGTCGAGCGGCTGAAGAAGGACATGGAGTCCGCGCAGACCAAGGGTGTGATCGAGGATACGGTGGCTCTGGGCGACCGCCTCGGGCTTACCGGCACCCCGGCCTTCATTCTCGGCGACGAGGTCGTCTTCGGTGCCGTCGGCGCGCCGGCCCTCAAGCAGAAGATCGAAGCCGTCCGCAAATGCGGCAAGACGAGCTGCAGCGGCTGA
- the aroQ gene encoding type II 3-dehydroquinate dehydratase, translating into MVAVHVLNGPNLNLLGTREPATYGAVTLAGVEERLRAKAEAAGVELVFRQTNYEGELVTFIQQAGLAGAGVVINAGAYTHTSVALRDAIKGTDALAIEVHVSNVHAREEFRHHSYMAPVCVGVICGFGVASYDLAFDAIVPLLQKRASKPAA; encoded by the coding sequence ATGGTCGCCGTCCACGTTCTCAACGGTCCCAATCTCAACCTCCTCGGCACCCGCGAACCCGCCACCTATGGCGCGGTGACGCTGGCCGGCGTCGAGGAACGGCTGAGGGCCAAGGCGGAGGCGGCCGGCGTCGAGCTCGTGTTCAGGCAGACCAATTACGAAGGCGAACTCGTCACCTTCATCCAGCAGGCCGGGCTGGCGGGTGCGGGCGTCGTCATCAATGCCGGCGCCTACACCCATACCTCGGTCGCGCTGCGCGACGCGATCAAGGGTACGGATGCGCTGGCGATCGAGGTTCACGTTTCGAATGTCCACGCCCGCGAGGAGTTCCGGCACCATTCCTATATGGCGCCGGTCTGCGTCGGCGTGATCTGCGGCTTCGGCGTCGCGAGCTACGATCTTGCTTTCGACGCGATCGTGCCGCTTCTGCAGAAGCGCGCCTCCAAGCCGGCGGCCTGA
- the accB gene encoding acetyl-CoA carboxylase biotin carboxyl carrier protein, whose product MATKSPIDPELVRELAQLLNETDLSEIEVEKGDLRVRVARTITATVQVPAAAPLVAAAPAVAAVAAAPSEAKAAAAHPGAVPSPMVGTAYRRPSPDAKPFVEIGSVVKAGERVLLVEAMKTFNDIVAPRAGTVVAIMVEDGQPVEYGEPLLVIE is encoded by the coding sequence ATGGCGACCAAGAGCCCGATCGACCCCGAACTGGTCCGCGAACTCGCGCAACTGCTGAACGAGACCGATCTCAGCGAGATCGAGGTCGAAAAGGGCGATCTGCGGGTGCGCGTCGCACGCACGATCACTGCCACCGTCCAGGTGCCAGCGGCCGCGCCGCTGGTTGCCGCAGCCCCGGCCGTTGCTGCCGTTGCCGCTGCTCCCTCCGAGGCCAAGGCCGCCGCTGCGCATCCCGGTGCCGTGCCCTCGCCGATGGTCGGCACCGCCTATCGCCGGCCCTCGCCCGACGCCAAGCCCTTCGTCGAGATCGGCTCGGTCGTGAAGGCGGGCGAGCGCGTGCTGCTGGTCGAGGCGATGAAGACCTTCAACGACATCGTCGCGCCCCGCGCCGGAACGGTCGTCGCGATCATGGTCGAGGATGGGCAGCCCGTCGAATATGGCGAGCCGCTTCTGGTGATCGAGTGA
- the accC gene encoding acetyl-CoA carboxylase biotin carboxylase subunit, producing the protein MFDKILIANRGEIALRVLRAAKELGIATVAVHSTADANAMHVRLADESVCIGPPSARESYLNIPALIAACEITGADAVHPGYGFLSENARFAEILERHNITFIGPKAEHIRSMGDKIEAKRTAKALGIPCVPGSEGGVTDDGEALKIAAEIGFPIIIKAASGGGGKGMKVVRSEDEMSVALSTARTEAKANFGDDAVYIEKYLEKPRHIEIQVLGDGKGHAIHLGERDCSLQRRHQKVWEEGPSPALNAGERDRIGAICAAAMSKLQYRGAGTIEFLYEDGEFYFIEMNTRIQVEHPVTEMITGIDLVNEQIRIAAGMPLSIQQKDVVIEGHAIECRVNAEHHATFRPSPGKIVSFHTPGGLGVRVDSAAYQGYVIPPHYDSLVGKLIVHGRNRAECLMRLRRSLDEFVVDGVDTTLPLFRTLVRNPDILNGEYNIHWLEKFLAAGGMDEGV; encoded by the coding sequence ATGTTCGACAAGATCCTGATCGCCAACCGCGGAGAAATCGCACTGCGCGTGCTGCGCGCGGCGAAGGAACTCGGCATCGCCACGGTCGCCGTCCATTCGACGGCCGACGCCAATGCCATGCATGTGCGCCTTGCCGATGAGAGCGTCTGCATCGGCCCGCCGAGCGCCCGCGAGAGCTATCTCAACATTCCCGCGCTGATCGCAGCCTGCGAGATCACCGGCGCGGACGCCGTGCATCCCGGCTACGGCTTTCTCTCCGAGAATGCGCGCTTCGCCGAGATTCTGGAGCGGCACAACATCACCTTCATCGGCCCGAAGGCCGAGCATATCCGCTCGATGGGCGACAAGATCGAGGCCAAGCGCACGGCCAAGGCGCTCGGTATCCCCTGCGTGCCGGGCTCGGAGGGCGGCGTCACCGACGACGGCGAGGCGCTGAAGATCGCGGCCGAGATCGGGTTCCCGATCATCATCAAAGCGGCGTCAGGCGGCGGCGGCAAGGGCATGAAGGTCGTGCGCAGCGAGGACGAGATGTCCGTCGCGCTCTCGACCGCTCGCACCGAGGCCAAGGCCAATTTCGGCGACGACGCGGTCTATATCGAGAAGTACCTCGAGAAGCCGCGCCATATCGAGATCCAGGTGCTGGGCGACGGCAAGGGCCATGCGATCCATCTGGGCGAGCGCGACTGCTCGCTGCAGCGCCGCCACCAGAAGGTCTGGGAGGAAGGCCCCTCGCCGGCCCTCAACGCCGGCGAGCGCGACCGGATCGGCGCGATCTGCGCGGCCGCGATGTCCAAGCTGCAGTACCGCGGCGCTGGGACCATCGAGTTCCTCTACGAGGACGGCGAGTTCTATTTCATCGAAATGAACACGCGCATCCAGGTCGAGCATCCGGTCACCGAGATGATCACCGGGATCGACCTCGTCAACGAGCAGATCCGGATCGCGGCGGGCATGCCGCTCTCGATCCAGCAGAAGGACGTGGTGATCGAGGGCCATGCCATCGAGTGCCGCGTGAATGCCGAGCATCACGCCACGTTCCGGCCTTCGCCGGGCAAGATCGTCTCCTTCCACACGCCGGGCGGTCTCGGCGTCCGTGTCGATTCGGCGGCCTATCAGGGCTACGTCATCCCGCCGCATTACGACTCGCTGGTCGGCAAACTGATCGTGCATGGCCGCAACCGGGCCGAATGCCTGATGCGGCTGCGCCGTTCGCTGGACGAGTTCGTCGTCGACGGCGTCGACACGACCCTGCCGCTGTTCCGCACGCTGGTGCGCAACCCCGACATCCTGAACGGCGAGTACAACATCCACTGGCTTGAGAAATTCCTCGCTGCCGGCGGCATGGACGAGGGCGTCTGA
- the aat gene encoding leucyl/phenylalanyl-tRNA--protein transferase, whose amino-acid sequence MKARSIPVRTPEITPEIMLRAYAAGIFPMAETADDPNLFWVEPELRGVIPLDSFHLSSRLARTVRSERFEIRVDGDFDAVIAACAEARPDRPDTWINRRIRDIFGVLYRIGHVHTVECWRDGRLVGGLYGLALGGAFFGESMFHRETDASKVALVHLVARLRLGGYRLLDAQFQTAHLAQFGTQEVPRAAYRLLLERALAAPGDAAVWSPAYIVRGEQAVASLSPV is encoded by the coding sequence ATGAAGGCCCGCTCCATTCCCGTGCGCACGCCCGAGATCACGCCGGAGATCATGCTGCGCGCCTATGCGGCCGGCATCTTCCCGATGGCGGAGACGGCTGATGATCCGAACCTGTTCTGGGTCGAGCCGGAATTGCGCGGGGTCATTCCGCTCGACAGCTTCCACCTGTCGTCGCGGCTGGCGCGGACGGTGCGATCGGAGCGTTTCGAGATCCGGGTCGACGGCGATTTCGACGCCGTGATCGCCGCCTGCGCCGAGGCGAGGCCGGACCGGCCGGACACCTGGATCAACCGGCGCATCCGCGACATCTTCGGGGTGCTCTACCGGATCGGGCATGTCCACACAGTGGAGTGCTGGCGCGATGGTCGGCTCGTCGGCGGGCTCTACGGCCTCGCGCTGGGCGGCGCCTTTTTCGGGGAAAGCATGTTCCATCGCGAGACCGATGCGTCCAAGGTCGCGCTGGTGCATCTCGTCGCGCGGCTGCGGCTCGGCGGCTATCGCCTGCTCGACGCCCAGTTCCAGACGGCGCATCTCGCCCAGTTCGGTACGCAGGAGGTGCCTCGGGCGGCCTATCGGCTGCTGCTCGAGCGGGCGCTGGCGGCCCCGGGGGACGCTGCGGTCTGGTCGCCCGCCTACATTGTGAGAGGTGAGCAGGCTGTCGCCAGCCTGTCGCCAGTCTGA
- a CDS encoding DUF2155 domain-containing protein, whose product MPSSSRLPALAGLVSTALLSLALTGPAAADRIRNPTAVFAGLDKITGRIISFEVAVDETVQFGALQLTPRICWTRPPTEAPQTTSFTEVDEVTFNNEYRRIFTGWMYAASPGLHGVEHAIYDVWLTDCKGGTELVVDPKEPEAPVPDEPRRPRNPARDVNQQPGLPPPPAPGQRIDVAPPQGVPVAPRQAPSQRFFPTNPVPGRDPSGSN is encoded by the coding sequence ATGCCGTCGTCCTCCCGCCTTCCGGCCCTGGCTGGCCTGGTTTCGACCGCGCTGCTGTCGCTCGCCCTGACCGGCCCGGCCGCGGCCGACCGCATCCGCAACCCGACCGCCGTCTTCGCCGGGCTCGACAAGATCACCGGCCGCATCATTTCCTTCGAGGTCGCCGTCGATGAGACCGTGCAGTTCGGCGCGCTGCAGCTGACGCCGCGTATCTGCTGGACGCGCCCCCCGACCGAAGCCCCGCAGACGACCAGCTTCACCGAGGTCGACGAAGTCACCTTCAACAACGAGTACCGGCGCATCTTCACGGGCTGGATGTATGCCGCAAGCCCGGGCCTGCACGGCGTCGAGCACGCGATCTACGACGTCTGGCTGACCGACTGCAAAGGCGGCACCGAGCTCGTGGTCGATCCCAAGGAGCCGGAGGCGCCCGTTCCCGACGAGCCGCGCCGGCCGCGCAACCCCGCGCGCGACGTCAACCAGCAGCCCGGCCTGCCGCCACCGCCCGCGCCGGGTCAGCGCATCGACGTCGCACCGCCGCAGGGCGTGCCGGTGGCGCCCCGCCAGGCACCGAGCCAGCGCTTCTTCCCGACCAATCCCGTGCCCGGCCGCGACCCTTCCGGCAGCAACTGA
- a CDS encoding NADH:ubiquinone oxidoreductase subunit NDUFA12 — protein MKQTLLQIFTWWNGQTIGTRFHTWRFGERVGEDEFGNVYYRTKGGVKDKALGYQRRWVVYSGEAEASKVPPGWKGWLQHTVDVAPSEERYEPREWQQPHQQNWTGTALAYRPKGSILGEGERPAATGDYEPWTPGR, from the coding sequence ATGAAGCAGACCTTGCTGCAGATTTTCACCTGGTGGAACGGCCAGACCATCGGCACGCGCTTCCACACTTGGCGCTTCGGCGAGCGCGTCGGCGAGGACGAGTTCGGCAATGTCTATTACCGCACCAAGGGCGGCGTGAAGGACAAGGCGCTGGGCTATCAGCGCCGCTGGGTGGTCTATAGCGGCGAGGCCGAGGCCTCGAAGGTTCCTCCGGGCTGGAAGGGCTGGCTGCAGCACACGGTCGACGTCGCCCCGTCCGAGGAGCGCTACGAGCCGCGCGAGTGGCAGCAGCCGCACCAGCAGAACTGGACCGGCACCGCGCTGGCCTATCGTCCCAAGGGCTCGATCCTCGGCGAAGGCGAGCGCCCGGCCGCGACCGGCGACTACGAGCCCTGGACCCCGGGGCGCTGA
- a CDS encoding vitamin B12-dependent ribonucleotide reductase, translated as MRIERRYTSAGQSPYAAIPFRSAVSEIRNPDGSIVFRLEGIEVPEAWSQVASDVLAQKYFRKAGVPARLKKVEENDVPSFLWRSVADEAALAALPEGERNGSEISSKQVFDRLAGCWTYWGWKGGYFTSEEDAAAFHDELRFMLATQRVAPNSPQWFNTGLHWAYGIDGPSQGHFYVDYKTGKLTKSKSSYEHPQPHACFIQGVQDDLVNEGGIMDLWVREARLFKYGSGTGSNFSMLRGEGEKLAGGGRSSGLMSFLKIGDRAAGAIKSGGTTRRAAKMVVVDVDHPDIETYIDWKVKEEQKVAALVTGSKTVQKHMKAVLKACVNCEGEGDSCFDAEKNPALKREIKLARKALVPDNYIKRVIQFAKQGYKDIQFDIYDTDWDSEAYLTVSGQNSNNSVSLTDDFLRAVENDGDWNLTGRTTGKVTKTLKARDLWEKIGYAAWASADPGLHFNTTMNDWHTCKASGRIRASNPCSEYMFLDDTACNLASANLLQFYDRQSKEFDVAAYEHLCRLWTVVLEISVTMAQFPSKEIAELSYEYRTLGLGYANIGGLLMTMGLGYDSDEGRALAGALTAIMTGVSYATSAEMARELGPFPGYKKNAQHMLRVIRNHRTAAHGMASGYEGLEVTPVPLDHGTLARLGGSSTLMSERARIAWDNALALGEKHGYRNAQATVIAPTGTIGLVMDCDTTGIEPDFALVKFKKLAGGGYFKIINAAAPDALRALGYRESEIAEIEAYAVGHGSLAQAPGVNHGSLRAKGFTQDKIDAIEKDLKAAFDIKFVFNKWTLGEDFLTGTLKVPAEKLNDPAFEVLPFLGFSKAEIEAANVHVCGAMTLEGAPHLKTEHYNVFDCANPCGRIGKRYLSVESHIRMMAAAQPFISGAISKTINMPNDATVEDCKSAYMLSWKLALKANALYRDGSKLSQPLNSALISDEEDEDDAVEAHYQQPMTARATQVAEKIVERIVEKVVREREKMPARRTGYIQKAVVGGHKVYVHTGEYADGRLGEIFIDMHKEGAAFRAMMNNFAIAVSLGLQYGVPLEEYVEAFTFTRFEPSGFVQGNQSIKNATSILDYVFRELAISYLGRHDLAHIDPSEIGHDVIGGGVGQDKAPQTTTPITSSPLASTGFRRGKPINFHSIPGGAGLATGTDTVARSGSNVTAFATAGATALKEEPESFGEAEMAKLGFSAPAAQPSASERRAEAIMKGYVGDSCGECGNFTLVRNGTCLKCNTCGSTTGCS; from the coding sequence ATGCGCATCGAGCGCCGCTACACCTCCGCCGGACAGTCGCCTTACGCCGCCATTCCGTTCCGATCCGCCGTCAGCGAGATCCGCAACCCCGACGGCTCGATCGTGTTCCGTCTCGAAGGCATCGAGGTGCCCGAGGCCTGGTCGCAGGTCGCCAGCGACGTGCTCGCGCAGAAGTATTTCCGCAAGGCCGGCGTGCCGGCGCGGCTGAAGAAGGTCGAGGAGAACGACGTCCCCTCCTTCCTCTGGCGCTCGGTCGCCGACGAGGCGGCGCTGGCCGCCCTGCCCGAAGGCGAGCGCAACGGCTCGGAGATCTCCTCCAAGCAGGTGTTCGACCGGCTCGCCGGCTGCTGGACCTATTGGGGCTGGAAGGGCGGCTATTTTACCTCGGAGGAGGATGCCGCCGCCTTCCATGACGAGTTGCGCTTCATGCTCGCGACGCAGCGCGTCGCGCCGAACTCGCCGCAATGGTTCAACACCGGCCTGCACTGGGCCTATGGCATCGACGGGCCGAGCCAGGGCCATTTCTACGTCGACTACAAGACCGGCAAGCTGACCAAGTCGAAGTCGAGCTACGAGCATCCCCAGCCGCATGCCTGCTTTATCCAGGGCGTGCAGGACGACCTCGTCAACGAGGGCGGCATCATGGACCTCTGGGTCCGTGAGGCGCGTCTGTTCAAATACGGCTCGGGCACCGGCTCGAACTTCTCGATGCTGCGCGGCGAAGGCGAGAAGCTCGCCGGCGGCGGCCGCTCCTCGGGCCTGATGTCCTTCCTCAAGATCGGCGACCGCGCGGCGGGTGCGATCAAGTCGGGCGGCACGACGCGCCGCGCCGCCAAGATGGTCGTGGTCGATGTCGACCATCCCGACATCGAGACCTATATCGACTGGAAGGTGAAGGAGGAGCAGAAGGTCGCCGCCCTCGTCACCGGCTCCAAGACCGTCCAGAAGCACATGAAGGCCGTGCTCAAGGCCTGCGTGAACTGCGAGGGCGAAGGCGATTCCTGCTTCGACGCCGAGAAGAACCCCGCGCTGAAGCGCGAGATCAAGCTCGCCCGCAAGGCGCTGGTGCCGGACAACTACATCAAGCGCGTCATCCAGTTCGCCAAGCAGGGCTACAAGGACATCCAGTTCGATATCTACGACACGGACTGGGATTCGGAGGCCTATCTCACCGTCTCCGGCCAGAACTCGAACAACTCGGTCTCGCTGACCGACGACTTCCTGCGCGCGGTCGAGAACGACGGCGACTGGAACCTGACGGGGCGCACCACCGGCAAGGTGACCAAGACGCTCAAGGCCCGCGATCTGTGGGAGAAGATCGGCTACGCCGCCTGGGCCAGCGCCGATCCCGGCCTGCACTTCAACACGACGATGAACGACTGGCACACCTGCAAGGCATCGGGCCGCATCCGCGCGTCCAATCCCTGCTCGGAGTACATGTTCCTCGACGACACCGCCTGCAATCTCGCCTCGGCCAATCTGCTGCAGTTCTACGATCGGCAGAGCAAGGAGTTCGACGTCGCGGCCTATGAGCATCTCTGCCGGCTCTGGACCGTCGTGCTCGAGATCTCGGTGACGATGGCGCAGTTCCCGTCGAAGGAGATCGCGGAGCTCTCCTACGAGTACCGCACGCTCGGCCTCGGCTACGCCAATATCGGCGGCCTGCTGATGACCATGGGCCTCGGCTACGACAGCGACGAGGGCCGTGCGCTGGCCGGCGCGCTGACCGCGATCATGACCGGCGTCTCCTATGCGACCTCGGCTGAGATGGCGCGCGAGCTCGGTCCCTTCCCGGGCTACAAGAAGAACGCCCAGCACATGCTGCGCGTCATCCGCAACCACCGCACCGCGGCCCACGGCATGGCGAGCGGCTATGAGGGCCTCGAGGTCACGCCGGTTCCGCTCGACCACGGCACGCTGGCCCGCCTCGGCGGCTCCTCGACGCTGATGTCGGAGCGCGCCCGCATCGCCTGGGACAACGCCCTGGCGCTCGGCGAGAAGCATGGCTACCGCAACGCCCAGGCGACCGTGATCGCGCCGACCGGCACGATCGGCCTCGTGATGGACTGCGACACCACCGGCATCGAGCCCGATTTCGCCCTGGTGAAGTTCAAGAAGCTGGCCGGCGGCGGCTATTTCAAGATCATCAACGCGGCGGCGCCCGATGCGCTGCGGGCGCTGGGCTATCGCGAGAGCGAGATCGCCGAGATCGAGGCCTATGCGGTCGGCCATGGCTCGCTGGCGCAGGCGCCGGGCGTGAACCACGGCTCGCTGCGGGCCAAGGGCTTCACCCAGGACAAGATCGACGCGATCGAGAAGGACCTGAAGGCCGCCTTCGACATCAAGTTCGTCTTCAACAAGTGGACGCTGGGCGAGGATTTCCTCACCGGCACGCTCAAGGTCCCGGCCGAGAAGCTCAATGATCCCGCTTTCGAGGTGCTGCCGTTTCTTGGGTTCTCCAAGGCCGAGATCGAGGCCGCCAATGTCCATGTCTGCGGGGCGATGACGCTGGAAGGCGCGCCGCATCTCAAGACCGAGCATTACAACGTCTTCGATTGCGCCAACCCCTGCGGGCGCATCGGCAAGCGCTATCTTTCGGTCGAGAGCCATATCCGCATGATGGCGGCCGCCCAGCCCTTCATCTCGGGTGCGATCTCCAAGACGATCAACATGCCCAACGACGCCACCGTCGAGGACTGCAAGAGCGCCTACATGCTGTCCTGGAAGCTGGCGCTGAAGGCCAACGCCCTCTACCGCGACGGCTCCAAGCTCTCGCAGCCGCTGAACTCGGCGCTGATCAGCGACGAGGAGGACGAGGACGACGCGGTCGAGGCGCATTACCAGCAGCCGATGACGGCCCGCGCCACCCAGGTCGCGGAGAAGATCGTCGAGCGCATCGTCGAGAAGGTGGTGCGCGAGCGTGAGAAGATGCCCGCCCGCCGCACCGGCTACATCCAGAAGGCGGTCGTCGGCGGCCACAAGGTCTATGTCCACACCGGCGAATATGCCGATGGGCGCCTCGGCGAGATCTTCATCGACATGCACAAGGAAGGCGCCGCCTTCCGCGCGATGATGAACAACTTCGCCATCGCGGTCTCGCTCGGCCTGCAATACGGCGTGCCGCTGGAGGAGTATGTCGAGGCCTTCACCTTCACGCGCTTCGAGCCGTCGGGCTTCGTGCAGGGCAACCAGTCGATCAAGAACGCGACCTCGATCCTCGACTACGTCTTCCGCGAGCTGGCGATCTCCTATCTCGGCCGGCACGACCTCGCCCATATCGACCCCAGCGAGATCGGTCATGACGTGATCGGCGGCGGCGTCGGCCAGGACAAGGCACCGCAGACGACGACGCCGATCACCTCGAGCCCCCTCGCCTCCACCGGCTTCCGCCGTGGCAAGCCGATCAACTTCCACAGCATCCCGGGCGGCGCCGGTCTCGCGACCGGAACCGACACGGTGGCGCGGAGCGGCTCGAACGTCACGGCCTTCGCCACGGCGGGCGCGACCGCGCTGAAGGAGGAGCCGGAGAGCTTCGGCGAGGCCGAGATGGCCAAGCTCGGCTTCTCCGCACCGGCCGCTCAGCCCTCGGCGTCAGAGCGCCGGGCCGAGGCGATCATGAAGGGCTATGTCGGCGACAGCTGCGGCGAATGTGGCAACTTCACGCTGGTCCGCAACGGAACCTGCCTGAAGTGCAACACGTGTGGCTCGACGACCGGATGCTCCTGA